From Passer domesticus isolate bPasDom1 chromosome 8, bPasDom1.hap1, whole genome shotgun sequence, a single genomic window includes:
- the LOC135305657 gene encoding olfactory receptor 14J1-like, whose product MCYDRYVSICKPLHYGTLLGSRACAHMAAAAWASAFLYSLLHTANTFSLPLCHGNALGQFFCEIPQILKLSCSHSYFRELGLIVFSASLLFGCFVFIVFSYVQIFRAVLRIPSEQGRHKAFSTCLPHLAVVSLFISTVMFAYLKPPSVSSPSLDLALSVLYSVVTPALNPLIYSLRNQELKAAVWRLMTGCFQKH is encoded by the coding sequence atgtgctacgaccgttacgtgtccatctgcaaacccctgcactacgggaccctcctgggcagcagagcttgtgcccacatggcagcagctgcctgggccagtgcctttctctattcattgctgcacacagccaatacattttctctgcccctgtgccatggcaatgccctgggccagttcttctgtgaaatcccccagattCTCAAACTCTCCTGCTCACACTCCTACttcagggaacttgggctcatTGTGTTCAGTGCCTCCTTAttatttggctgttttgtgttcattgttttctcctatgtgcagatcttcagggctgtgctgaggatcccctctgagcagggccggcacaaagccttttccacctgcctccctcacctggccgtgGTCTCCCTGTTCATCAGCACAGTCATGtttgcctacctgaaacccCCCTCCGTGTCCTCTCcgtccctggatctggccctgtcagttctgtactcagttgtgactccagccctgaaccccctcatctacagcctgaggaaccaggagctcaaggctgcagtgtggagactgatgactggatgctttcagaaacattaa